A part of SAR202 cluster bacterium genomic DNA contains:
- a CDS encoding 2Fe-2S iron-sulfur cluster binding domain-containing protein, producing the protein MVSPVGGGEKVVMTNEIKLKIDDKEIKTKPGTNILQAAMDAGIYIPYLCYYPGMKSYGACRMCVVEVEGGRGTPASCTTPVAEGMIVRTKTDNIVNLRKGVMDLLISEHPHGCLNCHRVELCGPQDICLRHVAVNDRCVTCPKNERCELKDTVRYLEMDMDTNLTYNNRHIPLKVDDPFWDMDMNLCIVCARCVRVCDEVRGDTALTLFDRGGRTLIGTSHGISLLQSGCEFCGACIDVCPTGALVERNHKWDKAAKTVMTTCPHCPVGCQMKVEVDKRNRILRTTPDIYAAANKGQFCIKGKFGLEFVNRKDRLRKPLIRTEGVLKESATVQALDLVAEKLGKYRGDQFALITSPRGTNEDQYIAQKFARAVMGTNNVDVSSNTRPELMPAVGEMLGYQAATNPTWDLLGAKCYLVVSSNITEEQTVAAVPIKRALQAGGPTLIVIDPRETELTRYAKTWLRPLPGTETALIGGIIRVIIDESLDAHEFLADRVDGLNDLKNSLWHFDLIKVSGVTGVPQAKIQDAARTLAKRGPTAILYALDTLAPELRDACSRALVNLALVIGSVGKANAGLYPLYPGANEQGARDMGATPTLLPGYRPAADAAARSAVKQAWSAAKDLPTGKGLSIKEIVPAINSGKLKALLLQGNSGNFTNGELGEFLPALRKLEFLVVQDTFASEITEMAHVVLPADTFAEREGTYTNMERRAQLLRPAIGPKGDEDAYWRTLSLIARRMGAQGFDHPNAESVFTELTQLVETYGGMTFARLQKGGLQWPCLAADMSDTPVLYVTMDAARKPKLAPMALSAAKPAAAATDFPLTLAHGRVLHQPDHEGEIVKAGKINDIQRDEYLEFHEEDARNLGLKAGEWTELVSDRGDRYRGIVRLTTDHKGVVSLTTLFGGLASDLDQSREPDPMLKAPGLPLLQVRVEKALAAAAD; encoded by the coding sequence ATGGTCTCCCCAGTTGGGGGAGGCGAGAAGGTTGTGATGACCAACGAGATCAAGCTCAAGATCGACGACAAAGAGATAAAGACAAAGCCGGGTACGAACATCCTCCAGGCTGCCATGGATGCGGGCATCTACATCCCGTACCTGTGCTACTACCCCGGCATGAAGTCCTACGGCGCGTGCCGCATGTGCGTGGTCGAGGTTGAGGGCGGCCGCGGCACCCCCGCCTCCTGCACCACGCCGGTCGCCGAGGGCATGATCGTCCGCACAAAAACGGACAACATCGTCAACCTTCGCAAGGGCGTCATGGACCTGCTCATCTCAGAGCACCCGCACGGCTGTCTGAATTGCCACCGCGTTGAGCTTTGCGGCCCCCAGGATATCTGCCTCCGCCATGTCGCCGTCAACGACAGGTGCGTGACCTGCCCCAAGAACGAGCGCTGCGAGCTCAAGGACACGGTCAGGTACCTCGAAATGGACATGGACACCAACCTGACCTACAACAACCGCCACATCCCGCTGAAGGTGGACGACCCCTTCTGGGATATGGACATGAACCTCTGCATCGTCTGCGCGCGCTGCGTGCGCGTGTGTGACGAAGTCCGCGGAGACACCGCCCTCACGCTCTTCGACCGCGGCGGCCGCACGCTCATCGGCACTTCCCACGGAATCTCGCTCCTGCAGTCCGGATGCGAGTTCTGCGGCGCGTGCATCGACGTATGCCCCACAGGCGCGCTCGTGGAGCGCAACCACAAGTGGGACAAGGCCGCGAAGACGGTCATGACCACCTGCCCGCACTGCCCTGTCGGTTGCCAGATGAAGGTGGAGGTGGACAAGCGCAATCGCATTCTCCGCACCACGCCGGACATCTACGCCGCTGCGAACAAGGGCCAGTTCTGCATCAAGGGCAAGTTCGGCCTGGAGTTCGTCAACCGCAAGGACAGGCTGCGCAAGCCGCTCATCCGCACCGAGGGCGTACTCAAGGAGAGCGCGACGGTGCAGGCGCTCGACCTCGTCGCCGAGAAGCTCGGCAAGTACAGGGGCGACCAGTTCGCATTGATCACCTCGCCGCGCGGCACCAACGAGGACCAGTACATCGCCCAGAAGTTCGCCCGCGCCGTCATGGGCACGAACAACGTGGACGTGTCGTCCAACACTCGGCCGGAGCTGATGCCCGCCGTGGGCGAGATGCTCGGCTACCAGGCCGCCACCAACCCCACTTGGGACCTTCTCGGCGCAAAGTGTTACCTGGTCGTCTCCAGCAACATCACCGAAGAGCAGACCGTCGCGGCGGTGCCCATCAAGCGCGCGCTGCAGGCCGGCGGCCCAACGCTCATCGTCATCGACCCGCGCGAGACCGAGCTGACCCGCTACGCCAAGACATGGCTTCGGCCTTTGCCCGGAACGGAAACCGCGCTGATCGGCGGCATAATCCGCGTCATCATCGACGAGTCGCTTGACGCCCACGAGTTCCTCGCCGACCGCGTGGACGGCCTCAACGACCTGAAGAACAGCCTGTGGCACTTCGACCTCATCAAGGTATCGGGCGTCACCGGCGTCCCGCAGGCGAAGATCCAGGACGCCGCGCGCACGCTGGCAAAGCGTGGCCCCACCGCCATCCTGTACGCCCTGGACACCCTGGCGCCGGAGCTACGGGACGCTTGCTCCCGCGCGCTGGTAAACCTGGCGCTCGTCATCGGCAGCGTCGGCAAGGCAAACGCCGGCCTCTACCCGCTCTACCCCGGCGCAAATGAGCAGGGCGCGCGCGACATGGGCGCCACGCCCACGCTCCTGCCCGGTTACAGACCTGCTGCGGACGCAGCCGCCCGGTCCGCTGTGAAGCAGGCGTGGAGCGCAGCGAAAGACCTGCCGACCGGCAAAGGCCTTTCCATCAAAGAGATTGTCCCGGCGATTAACAGCGGCAAGCTGAAGGCCCTCCTGCTCCAGGGCAACAGCGGCAACTTCACGAACGGCGAGCTGGGCGAGTTCCTGCCTGCTCTCAGGAAGCTCGAATTCCTGGTCGTCCAGGACACGTTCGCGAGCGAGATCACAGAGATGGCGCACGTTGTCCTTCCCGCGGACACATTCGCGGAGCGCGAGGGCACCTACACGAACATGGAGCGCCGCGCGCAGCTGCTCCGCCCGGCCATCGGCCCGAAGGGGGATGAGGACGCATACTGGCGCACGCTCAGCCTCATAGCCCGGCGCATGGGCGCGCAGGGGTTCGACCACCCGAACGCCGAGAGCGTCTTCACTGAGCTTACGCAGCTGGTCGAGACCTACGGCGGCATGACCTTCGCCCGCCTGCAAAAGGGCGGCCTCCAGTGGCCGTGCCTGGCGGCAGACATGTCAGACACGCCGGTCCTGTACGTCACAATGGACGCGGCGCGAAAGCCGAAGCTTGCTCCAATGGCGCTGTCGGCGGCGAAGCCAGCTGCCGCCGCGACGGACTTCCCACTCACGCTCGCTCACGGCCGAGTGCTCCACCAGCCGGACCATGAGGGCGAGATCGTGAAGGCAGGTAAGATCAACGACATCCAGCGCGACGAATACCTGGAGTTCCACGAAGAGGACGCGCGCAACCTTGGCCTCAAGGCCGGCGAGTGGACGGAGCTCGTCTCCGACCGCGGCGACCGCTACCGCGGGATTGTCAGGCTGACGACGGACCACAAGGGCGTGGTCTCCCTGACAACCCTGTTCGGCGGACTGGCCAGCGACCTTGACCAGTCGCGCGAGCCGGACCCCATGCTCAAGGCGCCCGGCCTGCCGCTACTTCAGGTGCGCGTAGAAAAGGCGCTGGCCGCTGCGGCTGACTAG
- a CDS encoding zinc-ribbon domain-containing protein has product MKCSRCGRENPPGSNFCASCGTSLAVAAAVRCPTCGHENRPGALECAICHAVLGAPPATPTVESVLGGLAKAGGFNLRRAAPAQPR; this is encoded by the coding sequence ATGAAGTGCTCCAGATGCGGCCGTGAAAACCCGCCCGGCTCCAACTTCTGCGCTTCGTGCGGCACATCGCTAGCAGTAGCAGCAGCCGTCCGCTGCCCCACCTGCGGCCACGAGAACCGTCCCGGCGCGCTCGAATGCGCCATTTGCCACGCCGTGCTCGGAGCGCCTCCCGCCACTCCCACTGTCGAGTCTGTGCTTGGCGGGCTGGCCAAGGCAGGCGGTTTCAATCTACGGCGCGCTGCCCCCGCGCAACCTCGGTGA
- a CDS encoding DinB family protein → MATNQIADLVKRMEEAQKKYVASMDGITDRELYTIPKEGEWSVAQICAHMAESAPMWMEKVANAAKEPSLARNEAEQARRVKVVDEQGKDKIDVIRKRVLSANAKCLDTMKKLKPEDLTRPITGRYASPLDVVETSVIKHLNDHAQQITETRAAAKGK, encoded by the coding sequence ATGGCAACCAACCAGATCGCCGACCTCGTAAAGCGCATGGAAGAGGCGCAGAAGAAGTACGTGGCCTCCATGGACGGCATCACCGACAGGGAGCTCTACACCATCCCCAAGGAGGGCGAGTGGTCGGTGGCGCAGATCTGCGCGCACATGGCGGAATCCGCGCCGATGTGGATGGAGAAGGTAGCCAACGCCGCGAAGGAGCCCAGCCTGGCCCGCAACGAGGCTGAGCAGGCCCGCCGAGTGAAGGTGGTGGACGAGCAGGGCAAGGACAAGATCGACGTAATCCGAAAGCGCGTCCTTAGCGCCAATGCGAAATGCCTGGATACGATGAAGAAGCTGAAGCCTGAGGACCTGACCCGCCCGATCACCGGCCGGTACGCCTCGCCGCTGGATGTGGTTGAGACAAGCGTCATCAAGCACCTCAACGACCACGCCCAGCAGATCACCGAGACCCGCGCGGCGGCCAAGGGGAAGTAG